From the genome of Chitinispirillales bacterium ANBcel5, one region includes:
- a CDS encoding MBL fold metallo-hydrolase — MNITLLGAKNSVTGSCILVEYKKTRVLIDCGTIQGNEAKKDSTLPVDPQSIDAVLMTHGHLDHIGEIPQLVQQGFKGSVYGQYATCEIAPVIWQDSARLGGNCPYSHYDMEAVKETRGRLLYLNYQVPFTIKDIRFKLYDAGHIMGSSHIEARAGDKGALFSGDIGPLNTPLIRDPHRNWKEPFDTVVIESTYGNRNHRDRDNTIREFASIVKTTIENRGVLLIPAFAIGRTQEMLYHLNTLVQSGEIDPLPVFVDSPMAANITKIYSRYRDNYDDEARAKLRAGDKPLKFTGLKIVDSYNQSESIARMRPPFIVIAGSGMCTGGRIVNHLKTFLPHQSTTVMIVGYQAQGTPGRSLVDGANTVEIGKDRINVNARIETIGGFSAHAGQDELLQWAGAVPGKDIQWIVNHGEPTAIRTLQELLEDNCGTAMKTAGQGECVKRE, encoded by the coding sequence ATGAATATCACACTTCTGGGAGCAAAAAACAGTGTCACCGGCTCCTGTATCCTTGTTGAATACAAAAAAACCAGAGTGCTGATCGATTGTGGAACCATCCAGGGTAACGAGGCGAAAAAAGATTCAACGCTTCCGGTTGATCCCCAATCGATCGACGCGGTATTGATGACGCATGGGCATCTGGATCACATAGGAGAAATACCACAACTTGTACAGCAGGGCTTTAAGGGCTCTGTTTACGGTCAGTATGCCACCTGTGAGATCGCTCCGGTTATATGGCAGGACTCGGCGCGTCTTGGGGGAAACTGCCCCTATAGCCACTACGACATGGAAGCGGTAAAGGAAACCCGCGGCAGGCTTCTGTACCTCAACTATCAGGTACCATTCACCATTAAAGATATCAGATTTAAACTTTATGACGCAGGCCATATCATGGGCTCCTCTCATATAGAGGCCCGGGCCGGAGATAAGGGGGCACTTTTCTCCGGCGATATTGGCCCGCTTAATACCCCCCTTATCAGGGACCCCCACAGAAACTGGAAAGAGCCTTTCGATACGGTGGTCATTGAATCCACCTACGGGAACCGCAATCACCGTGACCGGGATAACACTATCAGGGAATTTGCTTCAATTGTAAAAACCACCATAGAAAACAGGGGAGTGCTTCTTATCCCCGCCTTTGCCATCGGTAGAACACAGGAGATGCTCTATCACCTTAATACGCTGGTTCAGTCGGGGGAAATTGATCCCCTGCCGGTGTTTGTGGATTCACCCATGGCAGCGAACATAACCAAAATTTACAGCCGCTACCGGGATAACTACGATGACGAGGCACGTGCCAAACTCAGGGCAGGTGATAAACCTCTTAAATTTACAGGCCTTAAAATAGTAGACTCCTATAATCAGTCAGAATCGATCGCGCGAATGCGCCCGCCTTTCATTGTGATTGCCGGATCGGGTATGTGTACCGGAGGAAGAATTGTAAATCATCTCAAAACCTTTCTTCCCCACCAATCAACCACGGTGATGATTGTGGGGTATCAGGCACAGGGCACCCCCGGCCGGAGTCTGGTTGATGGCGCAAACACTGTGGAGATCGGCAAAGACAGGATAAATGTAAACGCACGGATCGAAACCATTGGTGGCTTTTCGGCCCATGCCGGTCAGGATGAACTTTTGCAATGGGCCGGTGCTGTACCGGGCAAAGACATACAATGGATTGTAAACCATGGAGAGCCTACGGCGATCAGAACGCTACAGGAGCTTTTGGAAGATAACTGCGGGACGGCGATGAAGACGGCGGGACAGGGAGAGTGTGTGAAAAGAGAATAA
- a CDS encoding endonuclease domain-containing protein: MVKSLTSGIIRSQRLKDSQIANARRLRKKCTPAEKVLWNRLRNRKLAGLKFRRQQLIQGFIADFYCEKAKLVIEVDGLVHQTPRQMNRDKYRETVFKGRGIYTLRIPNEKVFGCIEECLQTIILTAKERMA, encoded by the coding sequence ATGGTAAAATCGCTTACCAGCGGCATAATCAGATCTCAGCGATTAAAGGATAGTCAAATAGCCAATGCCCGAAGGTTGCGAAAAAAGTGCACTCCTGCAGAAAAAGTTCTTTGGAACCGGTTGCGTAACAGAAAGCTAGCAGGTTTGAAATTTCGAAGACAACAGCTAATCCAAGGATTTATAGCTGATTTCTATTGTGAAAAAGCAAAACTTGTTATTGAGGTTGATGGACTGGTGCACCAAACCCCTAGGCAGATGAATCGTGATAAATACAGAGAGACTGTTTTTAAGGGAAGGGGGATTTATACGCTGCGAATACCAAACGAGAAGGTGTTTGGGTGTATAGAAGAGTGTCTCCAAACAATTATTTTAACAGCTAAGGAAAGAATGGCTTAA